In Haematobia irritans isolate KBUSLIRL chromosome 1, ASM5000362v1, whole genome shotgun sequence, a genomic segment contains:
- the LOC142221373 gene encoding E3 SUMO-protein ligase ZBED1-like isoform X1 encodes MEQYLQKSNDTRGENIENSDSSASDNERVVKRRSRKGTSEVWEYFEKMRDKKHAKCRSCGKVYKTSGNTSNLFDHLKRSHPTYRTMPKQLTRIDTFFKKAGTYDSNSERKNALDNALMTMIAIDMQPFSIVEDQGFRELIKCLDPRYSLPSRTTLQKVMMVDKYNNIKTSLQQILNDVEQCAITMDCWTSRANEGYLTVTCHFISKNFDLRTAVLSTKKLLVATNHTAENISNSLSAVLQEWKLMDKVVSIVTDNDSSMIKACELLQKRNLPCFAHTVNLVVQDCLSQDYIKPILAKCKKIVTYFKSSTISYEKFKADQDKDKPYSLIQGVPTRWNSALKMVERILLTNSSISKTLLATPKAPPPLTADDIEILQDLKELLSPFDNATVQTSSSSNVTISLIIPLICGIFQNLNENRNKMKTSEGTKACEFLTQRVQKRLFPYEERTVARLGTLLDPRFKKEGFRCISNADKGTHFLQNEISVMVKTNSNETETAEPSTSKNMSPESQQPLLTFVQNKIANKNHGTGMSAIKSCALKYFCIPATSTESERMFSKAGSIVSDRRTSLKPKNVNMLLFINKNYWVTQ; translated from the exons ATGGAGCAATATCTTCAAAAATCGAATG ATACCAGGGGAGAAAACATCGAAAATAGCGACTCCAGCGCGTCAGATAATGAGCGCGTTGTAAAGAGGAGATCCCGGAAGGGAACTTCGGAAGTGTgggaatatttcgaaaaaatgagAGACAAAAAACATGCCAAATGTCGCTCCTGTGGAAAAGTATATAAGACCAGTGGCAACACATCCAATCTTTTTGACCACCTCAAACGCAGTCATCCTACATATCGTACCATGCCAAAACAGTTAACTCGAATTGACACGTTTTTTAAAAAGGCGGGCACATACGATTCTAATTCAGAACGGAAAAATGCTCTTGACAATGCTTTAATGACAATGATTGCAATCGACATGCAGCCGTTTAGTATTGTGGAGGATCAAGGTTTTCGTGAGCTAATAAAATGTCTTGATCCTCGATATAGCCTACCTTCTAGAACGACTTTGCAAAAAGTAATGATGGTAGATAAAtacaataatattaaaacaagtttGCAACAAATTCTGAACGATGTTGAACAATGTGCAATTACTATGGATTGCTGGACCTCTCGTGCAAATGAAGGTTATCTTACTGTTACATGTCActttatatcaaaaaatttcgaTCTGCGCACTGCAGTTTTATCAACAAAAAAGCTGCTTGTTGCTACCAACCACACtgcagaaaatatttcaaactcTTTAAGTGCAGTATTACAAGAGTGGAAATTAATGGACAAAGTTGTGTCAATTGTAACAGACAATGATAGTAGCATGATAAAAGCATGCGAGTTGTTACAAAAGAGAAATCTACCATGCTTTGCGCACACAGTGAACCTTGTAGTACAAGACTGCTTATCGCAGGACTATATTAAACCTATTCTTGCAAAATGTAAAAAGATAGTGACGTATTTCAAAAGTAGTACGATatcgtatgaaaaatttaaagcagATCAAGATAAAGATAAGCCATACAGTTTAATACAGGGAGTTCCCACACGTTGGAACAGTGCTTTGAAGATGGTCGAAAGAATTTTATTGACAAATAGTTCAATATCTAAAACACTGTTGGCTACGCCAAAGGCTCCACCACCTCTTACGGCGGatgatatcgaaatattgcaggATCTCAAAGAATTGCTCTCGCCATTTGACAACGCCACGGTCCAGACATCGTCAAGCTCTAATGTAACTATTTCGTTAATTATTCCTCTAATTTGcggtatttttcaaaatcttaatgaaaacagaaataaaatgaaaacttcAGAGGGAACTAAAGCTTGTGAATTTTTAACTCAGCGAGTGCAAAAACGATTATTTCCCTACGAGGAACGCACAGTGGCGAGATTGGGAACATTATTGGACCCCAGGTTTAAAAAAGAAGGTTTCCGATGTATTAGTAATGCAGATAAGGGGACTcactttttacaaaatgaaataaGTGTCATGGTAAAGACAAATAGCAATGAAACGGAAACTGCAGAACCGTCAACATCAAAAAATATGTCACCTGAATCACAGCAACCGCTACTGACATTTGTCCAGAATAAAATTGCAAACAAA AATCATGGTACTGGAATGTCGGCAATAAAATCTTGTGCCTTAAAGTATTTTTGCATACCAGCGACATCCACAGAGTCGGAGAGGATGTTCAGCAAAGCTGGATCGATAGTTTCCGATCGAAGAACATctttaaaaccaaaaaatgtaaacatgttactttttattaacaaaaattattggGTCACccaataa
- the LOC142221373 gene encoding E3 SUMO-protein ligase ZBED1-like isoform X2 translates to MEQYLQKSNDTRGENIENSDSSASDNERVVKRRSRKGTSEVWEYFEKMRDKKHAKCRSCGKVYKTSGNTSNLFDHLKRSHPTYRTMPKQLTRIDTFFKKAGTYDSNSERKNALDNALMTMIAIDMQPFSIVEDQGFRELIKCLDPRYSLPSRTTLQKVMMVDKYNNIKTSLQQILNDVEQCAITMDCWTSRANEGYLTVTCHFISKNFDLRTAVLSTKKLLVATNHTAENISNSLSAVLQEWKLMDKVVSIVTDNDSSMIKACELLQKRNLPCFAHTVNLVVQDCLSQDYIKPILAKCKKIVTYFKSSTISYEKFKADQDKDKPYSLIQGVPTRWNSALKMVERILLTNSSISKTLLATPKAPPPLTADDIEILQDLKELLSPFDNATVQTSSSSNVTISLIIPLICGIFQNLNENRNKMKTSEGTKACEFLTQRVQKRLFPYEERTVARLGTLLDPRFKKEGFRCISNADKGTHFLQNEISVMVKTNSNETETAEPSTSKNMSPESQQPLLTFVQNKIANKVRTSHVDAIISVRQYMENENIPIANDPLKYWKIMVLECRQ, encoded by the exons ATGGAGCAATATCTTCAAAAATCGAATG ATACCAGGGGAGAAAACATCGAAAATAGCGACTCCAGCGCGTCAGATAATGAGCGCGTTGTAAAGAGGAGATCCCGGAAGGGAACTTCGGAAGTGTgggaatatttcgaaaaaatgagAGACAAAAAACATGCCAAATGTCGCTCCTGTGGAAAAGTATATAAGACCAGTGGCAACACATCCAATCTTTTTGACCACCTCAAACGCAGTCATCCTACATATCGTACCATGCCAAAACAGTTAACTCGAATTGACACGTTTTTTAAAAAGGCGGGCACATACGATTCTAATTCAGAACGGAAAAATGCTCTTGACAATGCTTTAATGACAATGATTGCAATCGACATGCAGCCGTTTAGTATTGTGGAGGATCAAGGTTTTCGTGAGCTAATAAAATGTCTTGATCCTCGATATAGCCTACCTTCTAGAACGACTTTGCAAAAAGTAATGATGGTAGATAAAtacaataatattaaaacaagtttGCAACAAATTCTGAACGATGTTGAACAATGTGCAATTACTATGGATTGCTGGACCTCTCGTGCAAATGAAGGTTATCTTACTGTTACATGTCActttatatcaaaaaatttcgaTCTGCGCACTGCAGTTTTATCAACAAAAAAGCTGCTTGTTGCTACCAACCACACtgcagaaaatatttcaaactcTTTAAGTGCAGTATTACAAGAGTGGAAATTAATGGACAAAGTTGTGTCAATTGTAACAGACAATGATAGTAGCATGATAAAAGCATGCGAGTTGTTACAAAAGAGAAATCTACCATGCTTTGCGCACACAGTGAACCTTGTAGTACAAGACTGCTTATCGCAGGACTATATTAAACCTATTCTTGCAAAATGTAAAAAGATAGTGACGTATTTCAAAAGTAGTACGATatcgtatgaaaaatttaaagcagATCAAGATAAAGATAAGCCATACAGTTTAATACAGGGAGTTCCCACACGTTGGAACAGTGCTTTGAAGATGGTCGAAAGAATTTTATTGACAAATAGTTCAATATCTAAAACACTGTTGGCTACGCCAAAGGCTCCACCACCTCTTACGGCGGatgatatcgaaatattgcaggATCTCAAAGAATTGCTCTCGCCATTTGACAACGCCACGGTCCAGACATCGTCAAGCTCTAATGTAACTATTTCGTTAATTATTCCTCTAATTTGcggtatttttcaaaatcttaatgaaaacagaaataaaatgaaaacttcAGAGGGAACTAAAGCTTGTGAATTTTTAACTCAGCGAGTGCAAAAACGATTATTTCCCTACGAGGAACGCACAGTGGCGAGATTGGGAACATTATTGGACCCCAGGTTTAAAAAAGAAGGTTTCCGATGTATTAGTAATGCAGATAAGGGGACTcactttttacaaaatgaaataaGTGTCATGGTAAAGACAAATAGCAATGAAACGGAAACTGCAGAACCGTCAACATCAAAAAATATGTCACCTGAATCACAGCAACCGCTACTGACATTTGTCCAGAATAAAATTGCAAACAAAGTAAGAACAAGTCATGTTGATGCTATCATATCTGTTAGACAGTATATGGAAAATGAAAATATACCAATAGCAAATGATCCACTGAAATATTGGAA AATCATGGTACTGGAATGTCGGCAATAA